A single genomic interval of Malania oleifera isolate guangnan ecotype guangnan chromosome 11, ASM2987363v1, whole genome shotgun sequence harbors:
- the LOC131167904 gene encoding glutathione S-transferase L3-like: MAAASVQEEVLPPALDSTSQPPSLFDGTTRLYISYACTFAQRVWITRNYKELQDKIKLVPINLQNRPAWYKEKVYPENKVPSLEHNNKVIGESLHLIKYIDSNFEGPALLPHDSAKREFGEELLSYSDTFIKTVFGAFKGDKVNEVGATFDYLENALSKFDDGPFFLGQFSLVDIAYVTFIESFQVFLSDVWKYDITSGRPKLGAWIEELNKIEAYTKTKVGLKEVVEHYKKRFLAQQ, from the exons ATGGCTGCTGC GAGCGTGCAAGAAGAGGTTCTTCCCCCAGCGCTGGACTCCACGTCTCAACCTCCCTCTCTCTTTGATGGAACTACAAG GTTGTATATTTCGTACGCATGCACATTTGCACAGCGTGTATGGATTACCAGGAATTATAAG GAACTGCAAGACAAAATTAAACTAGTTCCAATTAACCTTCAAAACAGGCCTGCTTGGTACAAGGAGAAAGTTTACCCTGAAAATAAG GTACCATCTTTGGAACACAACAACAAAGTCATTGGAGAGAGTCTACATTTGATCAAGTACATTGATAGCAATTTTGAAGGGCCTGCACTCCTCCCTCAC GATTCTGCTAAAAGAGAGTTTGGCGAAGAGTTGTTATCCTATTCAGATACATTTATCAAGACAGTTTTTGGCGCATTTAAAGGAGACAAAGTGAATGAAGTTG GTGCTACTTTTGATTACTTAGAAAATGCCCTTAGCAAATTTGATGATGGGCCTTTCTTCCTCGGCCAGTTCAGTCTG GTGGATATAGCTTATGTTACATTCATCGAAAGCTTTCAAGTCTTCTTGTCGGATGTGTGGAAGTATGACATTACATCTGGAAGACCTAAATTGGGTGCTTGGATTGAG GAGTTGAACAAGATTGAGGCTTACACGAAAACAAAAGTTGGTCTCAAAGAGGTGGTCGAACACTACAAGAAGCGCTTCTTG GCCCAGCAATGA